GATGATTTCGTACTTTTCACTGCCGAAACGGTCGAACGCCACGCGACGGGCCAGCTTGAACGCGGCCTCGTTGGCTTCGGCGCCGGAGTTGCAGAAGAACACGCGCTCGGCAAAGGTGGCGTCGATCAATTTATGCGCCAGGCGCAGGGCCGGCTCATTGGTGAAGACGTTGGAGACATGCCACAGCTTGTTGGCCTGTTCGGTCAGCGCACCGACCAGCGCCGGGTGGGCGTGGCCCAACACGTTGACCGCGATGCCGCCGGCAAAGTCGATCAGCTCGCGACCCGCCTGGTCCCATACGCGGGACCCTGCGCCACGCACAGGTATGAACGCGGCAGGTGCGTAGTTGGGAACCATGACCTGGTCGAAATCGGCACGTTGCACCGGGGCTTGCTCAACGGACATCGGAGTCTCCTGAAGAGGAACGCCTGCCTGGAACTGGCGGGCGATGCAGGGATTGTAAGGACAGTTTTCAGCGCGGCCTTGCCGCCAAGCGACAACTTCTTATAGCGCCAACCCGCGTTTTTGGCGGGTTTACGCCAATGCGACAAATAGCGTCGCAAAGGCGCAGTTTAAACCGTGCAGGGCCCGAGAGGCAGAGGCATGCACGGCTGATTTGCCGCCACGCGCTAACTATCTGAAGCCTGAACGAACCCAAAGCCTGTTTTGATCTCGGTGACTCAATTCACTGAAGGATCAGCCACATGGCTTCCGCTGTCATTCAAAGCGTTATCCAGGCCACACGCATCGCGCCCGCCGGTGTACACACAACGCTGCCAAGCTGGCTGGGAAACGCCTCAGCCGCCAAGCGCCAGGCATTAAAAGCCACACCGATGGTATTTGCCGACTGGCATGCCACCACCAGCCGCGAACGGCAGGCGCCGCTCAAACTGGCGCTGGCGACGAACTGGAACGCGCACAATCAGGTGGACAGCGCCCTGGCGACACTCCAGACCCCGCAACAGTTCGCCGCGCCCCTGCTGCAGCAAGCGCTCAAGCAACGGTTCGGCCTGGACGCCGATGTAACGACCACCTACCTGCGCCTGTACACACCGCTGACGACCCCGCTGCTGCCCGTGCCGACCGGCGGCGCGAAAGTCTGGACCGTGTCGCTGCTTTCGGCCGCGCTGCATAACTTCGACGCGGCCGAAAGCCAGCCGCACGCTTACACAAACGACTCAACCTTTATCACCCAACCCAGCGCCACCGGGCAGTTCGACACGTTGCCCTCGTTCGCCAGCAAGGTCAGCATCCGACAGTTCATCCAGCTGTGCCGCGAGCTGGATATCGGCGCGCGCTACCAACGCTACCTCAAGCGCTTTTTCGGCTTCGAAGACGCCACCGTCAAGGCCACCCTGCGCGACACGCTGATCCAAAGCCTCAAGGCCGAGGCCAACACCAGCCTGCATATGGCGCGCCTGAAAAAAGACGTGAGCGACGCCGCCTTTTACACCCTTCAGGGCCAACTCGAAGGCCTGCGCGGCATGATGCTGGAAGGCAAATTGCTGCTCAGCCACGACCTGAGCCTGATGGCAGCGCCGCTGACCGGTATCGTGCTGTTCGCCGCCGACCTGGAGGCGCACCACGATTCAACGCCCGTGGTGGCTTACATCCCCGGTGACCCACAGGCGCCGCTCAAGTACTACCCCAACGGCACGGCGTTCATGCTCGACCTCACCTCGAAGCTGCGCAGCGCCGACTACCAGAAGTTCTTCTGCCGCTTCGTCAAACAGGAGCACCGCGGCTATTTTTTCGCCGACCTTAACAATCGCCTGTCGCAAGTGGCCTGGCACAAGCCCAAACCCGGCGACCCACGACCGGCCTGGCGCGAAAAGCCCGTGGCGGAGCCCAACCTGCAGTTTTTCGCCACCAAGATCAGCGGCGGCCTGTACGAACACCTCTACGAAAACAAACTCAACCAGCTGCTCAATGACGCACGCGTGACCGCCGTGTCCAGCGCCGACGCCGATCGCCAGGCGCGCTGGCAACGCTGGAGCATCGTGCAAAAAGTCGCCAAGGCGATTCTCGAAGTGGCGGCCTTTATCGCCACCCCCTTCATACCGCCGCTGGGGGCGTTGATGCTCGGCTATACCGCCTTCCAACTGCTCGACGACACCTTCGAAGGCATCCTCGATTGGGCCGAAGGGCTCAAGCGCCAGGCCTTCGGCCACCTGATGTCGATCCTTGAACAAATGGTGCAACTGGGGATGTTCGCGGTGGGCGCGCCGATTGCCGAAAGCCTGCTACGACAGGCGCTGCCCCAGCCACTGTGGGATTTTTTCGACACGCTTCACCCGGTCAGCGGCGAAGACGGCAAAACCCGCCGTTGGAAGCCTGACCTCACGCCCTACGCCCACGACATCACCCTGGCTGCCGAATCATCTGCCAACCCCGAAGGGCTGCACACCCACCAAGGCAAACAGATCCTGGCGCTCGACGGCAAACACTTCGCCGTTGAGCAACGCGCCGGCCACGCATTCATGCAACACCCGACCCGCCCGCACGCCTACCGCCCCCGGATCATGGGCAACGGCGCGGGCGCCTGGGTCACCGAAGTGGATCAGCCTTTGAGCTGGGACCGCGCCACCCTCCTGCGCCGACAAGGCCCACTCGCCGAGCACCTCAGCGACGCACGCCTGGAGGAGGCGCGGCTGATCAGCGGTACCGATGAACCGGCCCTGCGCAAGCAGTTCATGGACCGCCAGCCACCGCCGCCCCTGCTAGCCGACGCACTCAAGCGCGTCACCCTCGACCAACAACTGCAAGACTTCATCGACCAGATGAACAGCGACGACCCTGAGCTGTTTCAAAAAGCCGATTCACAGACCCAACTCTGGTTGCTCAGCAATACGGCCCTGTGGCCTGCATCCAAAACCCTGCGCTTTCTCGACGCCGAAGGCCGCACGTTGTGGGAACTCAAAGGCAAGGAAAACGCCGCAGTGGTGCAGGTCCACCAAGCGCAGTTGAAAAATGGCGACCTGCTCAAGACCCTGCTCGAAACCCTCGACGAACCCGAACGCAAAATCCTACTGGAAGAAGAGTTTGGCGCGGCCGTCACACAGCCCCACGTGCGCGCGGCCAAACTGCGCAAACGCCTGGCGCGCAAAGCCGAGGAGAAACGCTTTGCCCTGTTTGACGCGCGTTATCGCGGCCAGGAGGTCACCCACGACCCTCGCGTGCAAAAAATCATCGACACCACGCCCGGCCTACCTACCAGCACCGCCGAAGAGGTGTTGCGCGAAGCGACCGGCCAGGAGCTGCTGGAAATCGACCAGGGCAGCCTGCCCGCAACCTTGACGGAACGTGCACGTTGGGCGGCGCACCAAGTCAGGATCAGCCGCGCCTACGAAGGGCTGTACCTGGACTCGGTGGACAGCAGCGACACCCATCGCCTTGCCCTGCACACCTTGCAAAAGCTGCCGGGCTGGTCGCCCCAGGTGCGCCTGGTCGTCACCGACTACTCGCGCACAGGCCGCGTGCGCGACTCAATCGGCACGCCTCAAGCGCCGATCCAACGTACGTTGGTGCGTACGGCCGAGGGCGCTTACGTTCCAGAAAACGGCGAGGGCACGCTCTTTGGAGAAACCGACTTCTATACAGCGGTGCTCCAGGCACTCCCCGACGCCCAGCGCGACGCGCTGGGCATGCAGATCGGCCAAGGCCGATTGCTGCGCCAGACCTTGCGCCAACACGCGCTGACGCGCGAAGAGGTTGGCACGCTGCTCGCCGAGATGCCCGTGCGCAAGCCTCTTTACGACCCGAAACTGATGCGCCTGCCAGGGGGCATGGAAGGCTATGACCGGACCTCACCCACGCCTGGCCCCAGTGGGCAACCGTCGCTGGAAGATCGGCTGCGCGATCTTTACCCCAGCCTGAACCCGGAAGAAGTGCGCAATGTGCTGGAAGCCATGCGCGCCCAAGCGGGTCCGCCGTTGCTGACGCTGCAATCCGTCAAAAGAGAATTGCTGAGATTGCAAGCCGACCTGGCGACCTGGCTTCACAACACGCCGCAGACGTTCCTCGATACGCAGATCCCCCTGAGCCGCGCGGTGATCACGGCCGAGCGGCACAATCGAGCGCGGTGGGTAGAAGAAATAGTTCACGCCTGGCGCCATGAAACCCCGTCCGATAGCCATTTCCCCAACCCCGATGACAACGGCCTCACGCTGCGCCTCACCCAGCCGATCTATGGCGAACTGCCAAAACTGAGCGCCAACTTCGACCACATCTCCTACCTGGAATTGAACAGCTATGTGTCCACCCGAGGCACACCGGCGTTCCTGGCCCAATTCCCCAAGCTGCGCAGCCTGAATATCCACGGCATAGCCCTGCGAACACTGCCCACCGAGGTAACGTCGCAACCCCATCTCAATGACCTGACACTGCGCAACACGGCCATCAAGTTGACCGCGCAAAGCCGTGAAAACCTGGCCAGCCTGCGCGGGTTAAAGACCCTCGACCTGTCCAGCAACCCGCTGACGCTGGCGCCCAACCTTGAACACATGACCGACTTGCAGCTGCTGAACCTGAGCCACACAGAGATTGCCCAAGCGCCCCAAGGCCTGACGGACCTGCCCCACTTGATCGACGCCAGCCTCAGCGACAACCAGTTTCAAGCACTGCCCGATGCCCTCTTTACGTTGCCGGCCGAACGCGCCAAGGCCTTTGATTTTTCCGGCAACCCGCTCTCGCGGGCCACCCTGGAGCGGGTCAAAACCTATTGCCAGCAAACCGGCGAACACTTCGGCGCGGATGCCGGCCTTGAAGAGCGGCGCCGGGTCCATGAGCTCTACCCTACCTTCACCGACAGGGAGGCCAGCCAATTTATCTTCAAGCTGCCGCGCAGCCTGGACGACGCAATGGCTACCCTCACCGACATGAAAGCGGACTACGAGCGCCTGCAAACAGACCTTGAGCAGTGGGCGGTGGAAGTCCCCGAGCGACACCCCGTCACCCACGCCCCCCTGGACACCCGAACGCGCGCGCAACAGCAAATCACACGGCGGGCGTTCAAGACGTTGCTGCAAGACTGCTGGCGCCGGGAAACCGCCCTGTACGCGGATCATGAGTCGCCGCGAGACACTCACGAACTGGTCAGCACCCACGCGATCCTGGGGGATTTGCCGGCACTGAACGTGAGCTTTAACCATGTCGCGAGGATTGAACTGGTGGGCGAGCACCATACGTCGATCCCGCCGGGCTTCCTCAAGCGCTTCCCTCAGCTTGAAAGCTTGCTGGTGCATCGCTACGCATTGCCGGACATCCCACTGGAGGTGTTCAACCTGGCCAAGCTCAGGTCGCTGAGCCTGACGTTCAGCGGCCTGCGCCTGAGCCCTGCCAGCGCCGACGCGTTAAGCGGCCTGGAGCACCTTAACTACCTGGACCTGAGCGAAAACCCGCTGGGCATTACACCGAACGTACGCTTGATGACCGGGCTCTCAACGCTGATGCTCTCGAATGCCGGGCTTACCGAAGCCCCCGCGGGCGCATTCAACCTGCCGCTGCTCGATCAACTGGATTTGAGCGACAACCAGATCACCGAGCTTCCCAGCGACATTCTTGAAATCACGCCTGACCTGGCCGATGGCTTCGATCTGAATGGCAACCCACTCTCACCCGCGACAATTGCCATGCTGCGCCCTTACTACCGACGCCATGCGGTGGACTTTGGCGTAGTAGAAGTCACGCTGGACCCGCAGATGAACCCGCTTGCTGCGTCACCCGACGTGTCCGAGGAGGAAATGGAACAATAGAGCCTGCGGGTCAACCGCGTTCGGACGGCACCGAGGACAATTCAAAGGGGCTGCTGCTGCGTCGTTGGTTGCGGTCTTCACGCGGCGTGGCGCCGAAAAAGTTGCGGTAGGCACTGGAGAAATGCGGCCCCGAGGAAAAGCCGCAGGAGAGGCCGATCTGGATGATCGACTTGCTGGTTTGCATGAGCATCTGGCGCGCCTTGTTCAGGCGCAGTTCCAGGTAATACTGGCTGGGAACGCGGTTGAGGTACTGCTTGAAGATGCGTTCAAGTTGTCGTCGCGACACGCACACGTGCTGGGCGATTTCGTCGGTGGTCAGCGGTTCTTCGATATTGGCTTCCATCAACAACACCGCCTGGGTCAGCTTCGGGTGGCTGGAACCCAGGCGGTTTTGCAGCGGAATCCGCTGGCGTTCGCCGCCTTCGCGGATGCGCTCCACCACCAGCTCTTCGGACACCGCGCCGGCAAGCTCGGCGCCGTGATCACGGGCAAGTACCGCCAGCAGCAGGTCGAGCACCGACATGCCACCGCAGGCGGTCAAGCGGTCTCGGTCCCAGTCGAACAGATGGCTGGTGGCGATGACCTTGGGGAAGCGCTCGGCGAAATCGTCCTGCCAGCGCCAGTGCACGGCGGCGCGGTAGCCGTCGAGCAGACCGAGTTGGGCCAGTGGATACACGCCTGCCGACAGACCACCGATCACGCAGCCGGCCCGCACAAGTTGCTTGAGGGCACTGCTCAGTTGAGAGGCGATGACGGTGGGCGGTTCGTCAGCCAGCAGGAACAGTTTCTGGAAGCCTTCGAGCTTGCCGGCCCATGGCTCGCCCGGCAGTTGCCAGGCGCCGTCGGTGGCAGGTTCGGCGAGCAGGAACGACAGCTCGTAGACCACATCCGGATGCACCCGCTGAGCAACGCGCAAGGCCTCCTCAGCCAGCGCAAGCGTGAGCGCTTTTGTGCTGGGCCAAATCAGGAAACCAATTTTGTGGGCGGTCATGTGGGAGCTATCCGAAACAAAAACAGTGAAAGAAACTGTGGGGCAATGCTAGCCCGTAAACCAATACAAAGCTCAAAAACAAATCTGGGAGGGGGCTTGCTCCCGATAGCGGTGTACCAGTCAGCACATGTGTATCTGATGGACCGCTATCGGGAGCAAGCCCCCTCCCACCTAAAGCGCCAGCAATTTCAGCAGGGGTGTTATTTCAAGCTGCCGGACAGGAACTGCTGAAGGCGCTCGGACTGTGGATTGACCAGCACTTCCCTCGGGTTGCCGCGCTCTTCAACAATGCCTTTGTGCAGGAACACCAACTGGTTGGACACTTCGCGGGCAAAGCCCATTTCGTGGGTCACCACCACCATGGTGCGGCCTTCCTGAGCCAGGTCCTGCATCACCTTGAGCACCTCGCCAACCAACTCCGGGTCGAGCGCCGAGGTGGGTTCGTCGAACAGCATCACCTCCGGCTCCATCGCCAGGGCACGGGCAATCGCCACGCGCTGCTGCTCGCCGCCGGACATGTGGCCGGGGAACGCATCCTTACGATGCCCAACGCCGACTTTGGCCAGGTAGTGCTCGGCCTTTTCACGGGCTTCTTTCTTCGACACGCCCAGCACATGCACCGGGGCTTCCATCACGTTCTCAACGGCGGTCATATGCGACCACAAGTTGAAATGCTGGAACACCATGGACAAGCGCGAACGCATGCGTTGCAGTTGCTTGGGGTCGGCGGCCTTCAAGGCGCCGTCCTTGTTGGCCACCAGTTTCAGCTCTTCGTTATTGAGCAGGATCTTGCCGGCGTGGGGTTGCTCCAGCAGGTTGATGCAGCGCAAAAAGGTACTTTTGCCCGAACCGCTGGAACCGATGATGCTGATCACATCACCGGCCGCGGCGGCCAGGGACACGCCTTTGAGCACTTCATGACTGCCATAGCGTTTATGCAGGTCTTGGACTTCAAGCTTGTACATGCGGTCGGTTCTCACAAAAACAGGTGGTCAGTCGTTG
This region of Pseudomonas asgharzadehiana genomic DNA includes:
- a CDS encoding leucine-rich repeat domain-containing protein — encoded protein: MASAVIQSVIQATRIAPAGVHTTLPSWLGNASAAKRQALKATPMVFADWHATTSRERQAPLKLALATNWNAHNQVDSALATLQTPQQFAAPLLQQALKQRFGLDADVTTTYLRLYTPLTTPLLPVPTGGAKVWTVSLLSAALHNFDAAESQPHAYTNDSTFITQPSATGQFDTLPSFASKVSIRQFIQLCRELDIGARYQRYLKRFFGFEDATVKATLRDTLIQSLKAEANTSLHMARLKKDVSDAAFYTLQGQLEGLRGMMLEGKLLLSHDLSLMAAPLTGIVLFAADLEAHHDSTPVVAYIPGDPQAPLKYYPNGTAFMLDLTSKLRSADYQKFFCRFVKQEHRGYFFADLNNRLSQVAWHKPKPGDPRPAWREKPVAEPNLQFFATKISGGLYEHLYENKLNQLLNDARVTAVSSADADRQARWQRWSIVQKVAKAILEVAAFIATPFIPPLGALMLGYTAFQLLDDTFEGILDWAEGLKRQAFGHLMSILEQMVQLGMFAVGAPIAESLLRQALPQPLWDFFDTLHPVSGEDGKTRRWKPDLTPYAHDITLAAESSANPEGLHTHQGKQILALDGKHFAVEQRAGHAFMQHPTRPHAYRPRIMGNGAGAWVTEVDQPLSWDRATLLRRQGPLAEHLSDARLEEARLISGTDEPALRKQFMDRQPPPPLLADALKRVTLDQQLQDFIDQMNSDDPELFQKADSQTQLWLLSNTALWPASKTLRFLDAEGRTLWELKGKENAAVVQVHQAQLKNGDLLKTLLETLDEPERKILLEEEFGAAVTQPHVRAAKLRKRLARKAEEKRFALFDARYRGQEVTHDPRVQKIIDTTPGLPTSTAEEVLREATGQELLEIDQGSLPATLTERARWAAHQVRISRAYEGLYLDSVDSSDTHRLALHTLQKLPGWSPQVRLVVTDYSRTGRVRDSIGTPQAPIQRTLVRTAEGAYVPENGEGTLFGETDFYTAVLQALPDAQRDALGMQIGQGRLLRQTLRQHALTREEVGTLLAEMPVRKPLYDPKLMRLPGGMEGYDRTSPTPGPSGQPSLEDRLRDLYPSLNPEEVRNVLEAMRAQAGPPLLTLQSVKRELLRLQADLATWLHNTPQTFLDTQIPLSRAVITAERHNRARWVEEIVHAWRHETPSDSHFPNPDDNGLTLRLTQPIYGELPKLSANFDHISYLELNSYVSTRGTPAFLAQFPKLRSLNIHGIALRTLPTEVTSQPHLNDLTLRNTAIKLTAQSRENLASLRGLKTLDLSSNPLTLAPNLEHMTDLQLLNLSHTEIAQAPQGLTDLPHLIDASLSDNQFQALPDALFTLPAERAKAFDFSGNPLSRATLERVKTYCQQTGEHFGADAGLEERRRVHELYPTFTDREASQFIFKLPRSLDDAMATLTDMKADYERLQTDLEQWAVEVPERHPVTHAPLDTRTRAQQQITRRAFKTLLQDCWRRETALYADHESPRDTHELVSTHAILGDLPALNVSFNHVARIELVGEHHTSIPPGFLKRFPQLESLLVHRYALPDIPLEVFNLAKLRSLSLTFSGLRLSPASADALSGLEHLNYLDLSENPLGITPNVRLMTGLSTLMLSNAGLTEAPAGAFNLPLLDQLDLSDNQITELPSDILEITPDLADGFDLNGNPLSPATIAMLRPYYRRHAVDFGVVEVTLDPQMNPLAASPDVSEEEMEQ
- a CDS encoding GlxA family transcriptional regulator, yielding MTAHKIGFLIWPSTKALTLALAEEALRVAQRVHPDVVYELSFLLAEPATDGAWQLPGEPWAGKLEGFQKLFLLADEPPTVIASQLSSALKQLVRAGCVIGGLSAGVYPLAQLGLLDGYRAAVHWRWQDDFAERFPKVIATSHLFDWDRDRLTACGGMSVLDLLLAVLARDHGAELAGAVSEELVVERIREGGERQRIPLQNRLGSSHPKLTQAVLLMEANIEEPLTTDEIAQHVCVSRRQLERIFKQYLNRVPSQYYLELRLNKARQMLMQTSKSIIQIGLSCGFSSGPHFSSAYRNFFGATPREDRNQRRSSSPFELSSVPSERG
- a CDS encoding ABC transporter ATP-binding protein translates to MYKLEVQDLHKRYGSHEVLKGVSLAAAAGDVISIIGSSGSGKSTFLRCINLLEQPHAGKILLNNEELKLVANKDGALKAADPKQLQRMRSRLSMVFQHFNLWSHMTAVENVMEAPVHVLGVSKKEAREKAEHYLAKVGVGHRKDAFPGHMSGGEQQRVAIARALAMEPEVMLFDEPTSALDPELVGEVLKVMQDLAQEGRTMVVVTHEMGFAREVSNQLVFLHKGIVEERGNPREVLVNPQSERLQQFLSGSLK